A region of Pasteurellaceae bacterium Orientalotternb1 DNA encodes the following proteins:
- a CDS encoding type I glutamate--ammonia ligase — translation MSNAIARVAKLIRENDIKFVLLKFTDIKGKEHGVSLPVSLVADDLEDLFEDGKMFDGSSVEGWKTINKADMLLMPIPETAVVDPFARIPTLTIRCSIYDPNTMQSYDRDPRSIAIRAENYLKSTGIADSVLFGPEPEFFLFDDVRFGIGMNGNSYEVDDIEAAWNTNTHYDGGNNAYRPLKKGGYCAVAPNDTAHDIRSEMCLIMEELGLVVEAHHHEVATAGQNEIACRFNTLTLKADETQIYKYVVQNVAVEHGKTACFMPKPITGDNGSGMHCNMSLSKDGKNVFMGDKYAGLSETALYYIGGIIKHAKALNAFTNPSTNSYKRLVPGFEAPVLLAYSASNRSASIRIPAVTSPKATRVEARFPDPLANPYLAFAALLMAGLDGVLNKIHPGDAMDKNLYDLPPEELKEIPAVASSLEEALDSLEQDSEFLTKGSVFSKEFIEAYIGIRRKEVERLNMTPHPVEFEMYYA, via the coding sequence ATGTCGAATGCGATTGCCCGTGTGGCAAAATTGATTAGAGAGAATGATATTAAATTTGTTTTGCTCAAATTTACCGATATTAAAGGTAAAGAGCATGGTGTTTCCCTACCCGTTTCGTTGGTTGCCGATGATTTAGAAGATCTGTTTGAAGACGGCAAAATGTTTGACGGTTCATCCGTTGAAGGTTGGAAAACCATTAACAAAGCCGATATGTTGTTAATGCCGATTCCTGAAACCGCCGTTGTTGACCCTTTCGCCCGCATTCCTACCTTGACTATCCGCTGTAGCATTTACGACCCAAACACGATGCAAAGTTATGACCGTGACCCACGTTCAATTGCAATCCGTGCTGAAAACTATTTGAAATCAACGGGCATCGCAGACAGCGTGCTATTCGGGCCAGAACCAGAGTTCTTCCTGTTTGATGATGTACGTTTTGGGATAGGAATGAATGGCAATTCCTACGAAGTTGATGATATTGAAGCCGCGTGGAATACCAATACGCATTATGATGGCGGCAATAACGCTTATCGTCCACTGAAAAAAGGCGGTTACTGTGCCGTTGCCCCAAATGATACCGCTCACGATATTCGCTCTGAAATGTGCTTAATTATGGAAGAACTGGGCTTGGTCGTTGAAGCTCATCATCACGAAGTGGCAACGGCAGGGCAAAATGAAATTGCTTGCCGTTTTAATACATTGACGCTGAAAGCGGACGAAACCCAAATCTACAAATATGTGGTACAAAATGTAGCGGTTGAACACGGCAAAACCGCTTGTTTTATGCCAAAACCAATCACAGGAGATAATGGTTCAGGTATGCACTGTAATATGTCGCTTTCTAAAGACGGTAAAAACGTGTTTATGGGCGATAAATATGCAGGTTTGTCTGAAACGGCGTTGTACTACATTGGTGGTATTATCAAGCACGCCAAAGCCTTAAATGCATTTACCAACCCAAGCACTAATTCCTACAAACGACTAGTGCCTGGTTTTGAAGCCCCTGTGTTGTTGGCATATTCCGCAAGTAATCGTTCGGCATCGATCCGTATTCCTGCGGTCACTAGCCCGAAAGCAACGCGTGTGGAAGCCCGTTTTCCCGATCCATTAGCGAACCCATACTTAGCCTTTGCGGCGTTGTTAATGGCGGGTTTAGACGGTGTACTCAACAAAATTCACCCAGGCGATGCAATGGATAAAAACCTTTACGATCTTCCTCCTGAAGAATTGAAAGAAATTCCAGCGGTGGCAAGTTCGTTAGAAGAAGCATTAGATAGCCTTGAACAAGACTCTGAATTTTTAACTAAAGGTAGCGTGTTCAGCAAAGAATTTATTGAGGCTTACATTGGGATTCGCCGCAAAGAAGTGGAGCGTTTAAATATGACGCCACATCCAGTGGAATTTGAAATGTATTATGCTTAA
- a CDS encoding 3',5'-cyclic-AMP phosphodiesterase, with the protein MQEPYHFPDLASIRILQITDPHLFTSEDGQLLGVPTIRSFGAVLNAILREPFQYDFILATGDLVQDHNREAYHRFANMVKPLAKPIFWVEGNHDLQPQMSNALSMYAQIQPHKQVLAGEKWQVILLDSHLPDRPKGELSQAQLNFLAEKLAAYPDRYALIVLHHNILPTNSAWLDQHSLANADQLADVLSDFPRVKGILHGHIHQEVDQMWHGYRVLATPSTCIQFKPNCDKFTLDPIPQGWRELILHPDGTIETQVKRLDCNDFLPNFNAQGY; encoded by the coding sequence ATGCAAGAGCCATATCATTTCCCCGATTTGGCGTCCATTCGCATTTTGCAAATAACCGACCCGCATTTATTTACAAGCGAAGATGGACAGCTGCTCGGTGTGCCGACAATCCGCAGTTTTGGGGCGGTGTTAAACGCTATTTTGCGGGAGCCTTTCCAATATGATTTTATTTTAGCCACGGGCGATTTAGTCCAAGATCATAATCGAGAGGCATATCATCGTTTTGCCAATATGGTGAAACCCTTAGCTAAGCCGATTTTTTGGGTGGAAGGTAACCATGATCTGCAGCCGCAGATGAGCAATGCGTTGTCGATGTACGCTCAAATTCAGCCACATAAACAGGTGCTGGCGGGCGAAAAATGGCAGGTGATTTTGCTGGATAGCCATTTGCCTGATCGACCAAAAGGCGAGTTGAGCCAAGCACAACTGAATTTCTTGGCAGAAAAATTGGCGGCGTATCCTGACCGTTATGCGTTGATTGTGTTGCATCACAATATTCTGCCAACCAATTCTGCGTGGCTTGATCAACATAGCCTTGCCAATGCCGATCAACTGGCGGACGTGTTAAGTGATTTTCCAAGGGTGAAAGGGATTTTGCATGGGCATATCCATCAAGAAGTGGATCAAATGTGGCACGGCTATCGTGTACTTGCCACGCCATCAACCTGCATTCAATTTAAACCGAATTGCGATAAATTTACCCTTGACCCAATCCCACAAGGTTGGCGAGAGCTGATTTTACACCCCGACGGCACTATCGAGACCCAAGTCAAGCGGTTAGATTGCAACGATTTTTTACCCAATTTTAATGCACAGGGCTATTAA
- a CDS encoding NAD(P)H-dependent oxidoreductase: MPLITCEEMIEIFHRRASTRHYDPTRQIPANDFAAILEFARLSPSSVGSEPWQFLIIQNPELRQKLKPICWGMTTQVDDCSHLVVILAKKNARYDSEFLRESMVRRGVTEEQMPMVVEKYRKFQYEEANIGDNERTLFDWACKQTYIALGNMLTGAAAIGVDSCPIEGFDYQAVNQLLADAGLFDSNEWGVSVMATFGYRAKEIKPKARKTIEQIVKWVE; this comes from the coding sequence ATGCCTCTGATTACATGTGAAGAGATGATTGAGATCTTCCACCGCCGAGCTTCTACTCGCCATTATGATCCTACTCGCCAAATCCCTGCCAATGATTTTGCCGCCATTTTAGAGTTCGCTCGTTTATCACCAAGCTCTGTCGGCTCAGAGCCGTGGCAATTTTTGATCATTCAAAATCCTGAACTTCGCCAAAAACTCAAACCCATTTGCTGGGGAATGACAACGCAAGTCGATGATTGCAGCCATTTAGTGGTCATTTTGGCAAAGAAAAACGCCCGCTATGATTCTGAATTCTTGCGTGAATCTATGGTTCGCCGTGGCGTAACGGAAGAACAGATGCCAATGGTGGTGGAAAAATATCGCAAATTCCAATATGAAGAAGCCAACATAGGCGATAACGAACGCACCCTGTTTGATTGGGCATGCAAGCAAACTTATATCGCTCTTGGCAATATGCTCACAGGTGCAGCTGCAATTGGTGTGGATAGCTGCCCAATCGAAGGTTTCGATTATCAAGCCGTTAATCAATTACTCGCTGACGCAGGCTTATTTGATTCAAACGAATGGGGCGTTTCCGTGATGGCAACCTTTGGCTATCGTGCCAAAGAAATCAAACCAAAAGCCCGTAAAACCATCGAGCAGATTGTGAAATGGGTTGAATAG